A stretch of the Zonotrichia albicollis isolate bZonAlb1 chromosome 29, bZonAlb1.hap1, whole genome shotgun sequence genome encodes the following:
- the TNFAIP8L1 gene encoding tumor necrosis factor alpha-induced protein 8-like protein 1 → MDTFSTKNLALQAQKKLLSKMATKTIANAFIDDTSSEILDELYRATKEYTHNRKEAQKIIKNLIKIVMKLGVLYRNGQFSPEELLLMERFRKKVHTLAMTAVSFHQIDFTFDRRVMSGVLTECRDLLHQAVNGHLTAKSHSRINHVFNHFADYEFLSALYGPAEPYRTHLKRICEGVNKMLEEESI, encoded by the coding sequence ATGGACACCTTCAGCACCAAGAACTTGGCCCTGCAGGCCCAGAAGAAGCTCCTGAGCAAAATGGCCACCAAGACCATCGCCAACGCCTTCATCGACGACACCAGCAGCGAGATCCTGGACGAGCTGTACCGGGCCACCAAGGAGTACACCCACAACCGCAAGGAGGCCCAGAAGATCATCAAGAACCTCATCAAGATCGTGATGAAGCTGGGCGTCCTCTACCGCAACGGGCAGTTCAGCcccgaggagctgctgctcatggAGCGCTTCCGCAAGAAGGTTCACACCTTGGCCATGACGGCCGTCAGCTTCCACCAGATAGACTTCACCTTCGACCGCAGGGTCATGTCGGGCGTGCTGACCGAGTGCCGGGACCTGCTGCACCAGGCGGTCAACGGGCACCTGACGGCCAAGTCGCACTCGCGCATCAACCACGTCTTCAACCACTTTGCGGACTACGAGTTCCTGTCGGCGCTCTACGGCCCGGCCGAGCCCTACCGCACCCACCTCAAGAGGATCTGCGAGGGCGTCAACAAGAtgctggaggaggagagcaTCTGA